The genome window GGTCGAACAGTCGAAATTCGTGGAAGCCGTAATGGCAGGAAGCGAACGAATGGCTGGATAGCGCAAGAGAGGTCAACCTAGAGCCCGTGAAAAGGCAAGCACACTGTCCGTACCGAGATCCGACACAGGTACTCGTGGCGGCGAAAGCCAAGGTCTGTCGGGAATAACCGACGTTAGGGAATTCGGCAAGTTAGTCCCGTACCTTCGGAAGAAGGGATGCCTGCCTCGGAAAGAGGCAGGTCGCAGTGACTCGGACGCTCCAACTGTCTAGTAACAACATAGGTGACCGCAAATCCGTAAGGACTCGTACGGTCACTGAATCCTGCCCAGTGCGGGTATCTGAACACCCAGTACAATGGGACGAAGGACCCGTTAACGGCGGGGGTAACTATGACCCTCTTAAGGTAGCGTAGTACCTTGCCGCTTCAGTAGCGGCTTGCATGAATGGATGAATGAGAGCGTCACTGTCCCAACGTTGGGCCCGGTGAACTGTACGTTCCAGTGCGGAGTCTGGAGACCCCCAAGGGGAAGCGAAGACCCTATAGAGCTTTACTGCAGGCTGTCGCTGAGACGTGGTCGCTACTGTGCAGCATAGGTAGGAGCCATTACACAGGTACCCGCGCTAGCGGGCCACCGAGGCATCATTGAAATACTACCCGGTAGTGACTGCGACTCTCACTCCTGGCGGAGGACACCGGTAGCCGGGCAGTTTGACTGGGGCGGTACGCGCTTGAAAAGATATCGAGCGCGCCCCAAGGTTTCCTCACCCGAGTCGGAGACTCGGGAAAGAGCGCAAGAGCATACGGAAGCCTGACAGTGTCCGGCACAACAACGGACGCTGACGCGAAAGCGTGGTCTAGCGAACCAATTCGGCTGCTTGATGCGGCCAATTGCTGACAGAAAAGCTACCTTAGGGATAACAGAGTCGTCACCCGCAAGAGCACATATCGACCGGGTGGCTTGCTACCTCGATGTCGGTTCCCTCCATCCTGCCCGTGCAGAAGCGGGCAAGGGTGAGGTTGTTCGCCTATTAAAGGAGGTCGTGAGCTGGGTTTAGACCGTCGTGAGACAGGTCGGCTGCTATCTATTGGGGGTGTTATTGGTTCCTGACGGGAACGTTCGTATAGTACGAGAGGAACTACGAATGGGTGCCACTGGTGTACCGGTTGTTCGAGAGAGCACGTGCCGGGCAGCCACGCACCACGGGGTAACGGCTGAACGCATCTAAGCCGGAAACCCACCTGGAAAAGAGGAACCGCGGAGGCCACTCGTAGAAGACGAGTTCGATAGACTCGGGGTGTACGCGTCGAGGCAACGAGACGTTGAGCCCGCGAGCACTAATCGGCCAAGCCACACACTCATAACTACAACGCATTTGGATCGGACCCGAGAACGGGTCCAGACGCAAACTGGACTACACGTACACACGGTATTAGACATGACATACGACCGATGATGGTCTTGTGACGGTTCGACTCCGTCGATCGGCGTTACGGCGGCCAGAGCGGCGAGGGACCTCCCGTACCCATCCCGAACACGGAAGATAAGCTCGCCCGCGTATCGGCAAGTACTGGAGTGGGAGACCCTCTGGGAACGTGGATTCGCCGCCGACTACTCATATAGGATTAAGCCTCCAGAGCAGCAGCTCTGGGGGCTATCCGTATTTACAGACTGTACCCATAGCGCTCAGCTCGGCATGTCGGTGCGTTCGTGGCGTACCGCTATGCTTAAACGAACGGACCACCTAGTATTATATGCGCCAAGGTGGCAGAGTCCGGCCGAACGCAGCGGCCTGCAGAGCCGCCTACCGCCGGTTCAAATCCGGCCCTTGGCTTTTTCAGCAACACTTCGGGATGAGCGTCTGCAACTGAGTCGTGTATAGAGAGGAAACCCCTTCTGGATCGAATCTATTGTTGGCTGTCGAGCGACCCAACCGCTTGCTACCCTGGTCACCGATTTATCACCCGCAGTTTGACCCGGCCACTCGGTCGGTGCCTGTACCGAGCCTAGAGCGGCGGCGTTCGCTCGAGCTCATCGTGTGCCTGGCGCGCGCAATGAATTCTGCAATGTAAATCGTCGTTACCTGTTGCTTCGGCGTCCGTCGAGAAGCCGGCCGATAAGTCCAAGGTGTTCACCCCCTACGGTGAATACGCGCGGTACGGTGGGGCCGGCTTCGCACTATGGCGAGGCCGTTTCTGTGAGTGAGGGACCGATGACGTGGCAACGACAGCGCGTCCCTTCCTCGCCAGTTTGCGAGGTATGAGTCCCAAATATAAATATTTTGGCCGTGGCCAAACATCGTTCCCTGGTCTGCCGTGAGGTGGGTGTAAACGCCCCAGTCATCAAATCGCTTCCAGTGAGACCGACGAACTCGATCTCGAGAGGGGGCACGGGTCACGGCTGTGCGCTATACTCCGACGGGTTTTAGCCGCCTGATCTATGTCGGGTCCCGATACAATCTACTCTGGGTATAGTTTGTGGACCCGGTCAACTCCTTCCTTGCTCACCACGCTCGTGGGGGCACGTCTTTCCCATGTCGTAATCGCTCTGGGCGGGCTGCTCTTCACGGTATTGCTCGTCGTAAAAGTGGGCCGGGCGCGATTTGAACACGCGGTCGGATGTGCTCGTTCACGGCGTCGCCGTTTGCGACCGCGCTCTCGCTGCGCGAACCCTCCCTGCGTTCAAATCCGTCCGGTTCCGAGACTCACCGCTCGCGGATCTGCTCGCGGCGAGAATACGGGCCGGGCGCGATTTGAACACGCGACCGTCTGGTTAAAAGCCAGACGCTCTGCCGGACTGAGCTACCGGCCCTCTGATTTGTACTATCGGCGAGTAGTGGTTAAACGTTTTCTTTCTTCGGCCGTCGAACGCCAGTCTCGGCTGGTGGTGTAACCGTCAGCCGAGATGCGCCTCGAGCGCGCGGCTGATGAGTGTCCCGGGGTCGACATCGTCGAGGGATGCGTGCTGGCGGAGGGTGCGGTAGGTTGCCGGTGAGAGGGTGACCTCGATTTGTCCGAGAACGATGCCGTGGTCTGCGAGAGCGTCCTCGAGCGGTGTTCCGTCGTTGATGGTGCTGGCGACGCTGCGGACCTCTCGGACGGTGAGGTCGCCGTCGAGGGTCGCCCACGCCAGTAGGAGGCGGGATTCGCCGCTAACCCGTGCGATGTGTTTGGCGGCCGTGGGTGCGATCGTGCCGAGGGCAACCTGTTTGCGAACCGATCGAGGGAGGTCGTGGACGCGGGCCCACTTACGGATGAACGAGACGGTGACGTCGTTGCCTGCCCGTTTGGCTGCGGTCTTGTACGACCCTTCCCCTCGGACGAGGGCTGCACAGGCGGCAGCGCCACGGAGCATGTAGAGGTGGTCTTCGTCGGTCGCGCCGGTGGCGAACTGGCGGACGGTCTCGGCGGCGTCGGCGAGACTGTCGGGATCGGTGGGGTCGAACTGGACTGCGTCACGGGCCCGCTGGCCGGTGACCGATTCGTCACCACGGATGACGGGTGCGCCCACGGGTGATTCGCGGTCGGTCGGGATCGATCGCTCGCGGTTCCGTGAACCGCGGGAACGACCGTTGTTCCGGTCGTCGGTCATGGAGAACCGTTGGGTGTACGCCGGTAAAAAGGTCTGTACCTGTTCGGTTCGTCTCGAGACGGAATACTCGGTCTCACGTCGGACGTTCGCCACGCTCGCCCTGTGTAGCGAGTAGTTCTTTTACCTTTGACGCGCTATGTCACTCTGTGACTGTTCGGCTTCCCGGGGAAACCGACGGTGAGTTCACAATCCGGCGTGCTGAGCGGGTAGACCTGTTCGCGGTCGTCAGCATCGAGAACACGTCGTTCACACAGCCATGGCCGTACGATGCGTTCGAAAGATTCCTCGGTGAACCCGGTTTTCTCGTCGCCGAATCCGACGGGCGAATCGCCGGCTACGTCGTCGCTGACGTGACGTCGTCGTTCGGCCAGCAACTCGGCCACGTCAAAGACATCGCTGTCCATCCTGGCTTACGTGGAAAGGGTGTCGGCTCTGCACTCCTCTCTCGTGCGCTAGCCATCCTCACGGCACACGGTGCCGATAGCGTTAAACTCGAGGTTCGGCGTTCGAACGAGGACGCGAAGCGTCTCTATCGGCAGTTCGGCTTCGAGCCGCTCCGACTGGTCCCAGGCTACTACCAGGACGACGAGGACGCCATCGTGATGATTCGTAAACTCGAGTAGCGGCTCATCTGACCGTTCTGTCCGTCGCTCGATGGATCGCTACGCGTCTCCGTACAGCCGGGTTCGGCGTCGAGTAGCGTGGACGTTTTACCGACGGCATCCGTGGGTTCGTGTATGGGATACGCCTGCCCGGTTTGTGCCGCCGAACAGGCCGATGCGGTCCACCTCGCGAACCACCTCGCTGTTACCGCCTCGCTCGGTCGTCGGGACCACGAGGACTGGCTCACAGCGCACGCTCCCGACTGGGCTGAGTACAGCCCCGCAGAGCTCGCCGAACTCGTCGTCGAGTACGCTGAGGAAATCGACACACCGGACTTCGAGGACGGTCACGGACACGAACACGGCCGGCCGGGCGGACTCGAGGGTGAACTTGCCCGACAGACCCGTCACCCCGGTCGAGGAACGCTGACAGCCGAAGCTGCGGACGTCCTCGAGGAGGCCCGCGAGCTCACGCGCCGGATGCACGACGCCGACGAGGCGGACGACGATGACGCCGACACGACGGGCGACGAAAACGAAAACGCGTAACTACGGGCCCCTCGAGCCCACACGTATGAAGACGGTCGGAACGTTCTCTTTCGAGTCGACTACCGAGGCACGCGAAGCGTACGAGTCGATCGGACCAGCGGCACAGACGGTCGTCCGCGAGGTCGCCAGAGCCATGGCGTTCGACCGCGAGGAGTACGGCGAACGTGTCACTGGCGATGTCGTCGAGACGGCTCGTGACGCCCTGTTTGCCAGCCTGCTCGAGGTCTCCGTCGGCTCTCGTGAGGCGTTCGAGGAGTGGCGTGAGTCCTACGACGGCGAAGTGACGGTGGCCGGCCACGAACGAGTCGACAACGTCGTCTGGCACGTTGGCCCGGCCGGGCAAGCCGTCGCTGCTACGTTCCAGAACGAGGATGACGCGGCGATTGCGACGCTCCGACGGCAGGCGTTCGGTCGGCTCTATCGCGATCTCGTCTAACGGTCTCCGATACGCTATTACGCCCTCGAGCCCACGCCTCGGACGATGACCGACGTCGACGACTGGACGCTTCAGGAGACAGTCACTGAGTACGAAACGCCCTGGTACGACGGGGGCTACGACGTGCTCGAACAGCCCGATGGCACCGAGAAGCGCTACTACTGGGCCGAGTTGCCACCCGCGGTCGTCGTCGTTGCTCGAATCGACGCCACGGCTGCTGCGTCACTCGCGGGCAATTCCGACGCTGTCGGGGGCGACCACCTCCTGTTCGTCGAGCAGTACCGGCCGACGGTCCGCGAGACCCACCTCGAGTTGCCGGCTGGAATCGTCGAAGACGGCGAGTCTTACACCGAAGCGGCCGCCCGCGAACTCGAGGAAGAGACCGGCTTTCGGCCCTCGAGTACGGCTCTGATCCAGGAGTACGCCGTCGCGACCGGGCTACTTCGTCACGACCGGGGAATCGTTTACGCCGAGGGGCTCGAGCCGGGCCAACGCGAGCTCGACAGCAACGAGTTTCTCGAAGTGACGACCGTTCCGGTCGACGAGGCGCTCGAGCGCGCTCGCGAGTTGCCGGCGAACGACGCGACGATGTCGGCGCTGTTGCTGGCGAAAGAAGACGGGCTCCTGTAGCTCGAGGTCGGCGCGAACTCGTCGGCCATCGACGAATCAGTTGTTGCGATCGCTAGCGGGCTCAGTTTCTCCACTCGATTATCGTTCGGGAAGCCAGAGCAACAGCACCAGCGCGAGGCTGGAGATGGCGGCGAGCAGGAAGAACGCCTCATCGAAGAAGCCTTGGTCGGCGACCGCACCGAAGACGACCGGGCTGGCCGCGCCGATGGTCATGTACACCGTCCGAAGCGTGCCGAGACCCGTGTTCTGGATCTGGTTCGGGACGGCGGTCGTCATGTACGCGAGGACGACGGCCCCTCCGCCGAGCATGACGCTCACGAGCGCTGTCACCCCGACGACGGGCCAGAACCCGTCGATGAACGGTAAGATGACGAGCGCGACGCCGGAACCGCCCAGAATGACGAACAGTGCCCTGCGTGCGCCGATGCGATCGTAGGCAGTCCCTCCGAGTGGTTTCATCACGATTCCAAACGCGAAAAACAGCGCAAACAGGCCGCTCGCGAGCGTTGGCGAGAATCCTTTGACCTCCATCAGATACGTCGGATAGAACCCCGTAAACGCCTGATAGACGGCGTTCGCGACGATCTGAATCGCGGTGATGAGCACGATCGACCGTGTCCAGAGCAACGACCGCGTCTCGAGTGCGCCCGAAAGCGAGATGGCGGTTCCACCCGTCCCGTCGGACGTTCGTCTGGGCACGGCGAGCCAGATACCGAGTGCGACCAGCGCAAACAGGGCGATGGTGAACCCGAAGCCGAACTGCCAGGCAAGGCCGACGGCGAGGACGGTTGCGACGGGTGGCAACACGGTGTTGCCGAGGTCGCCGGCCGCAGACATCACGCCGATCGCGGTACCGACGCTGTCGGGGTAGACGTCCGAGAGGGCGCTGAGCCGAACGACGCCGAAGAGGGCGGTGGAAAATCCGAACAGTCCGGTGGCGACGAACAGCAGGACCGTCGGCCCGCCGAGGACGATCAACGTGACCGATCCCGCGGCCGCGGCCATACTCACGACCATGGTCGTCCCCTCACCAATCCGATCAGCGAGGACGCCACCGGGTAGCTGACCGATCGCGTAGGCGAGCCAGAGGACGGTCAACAGCAAGCCGGCCGTCGTCAGGGTCAGTCCGTAGGCCGTCTGGAGGTGGGGCAACAACACCGGAAACGCCTGTCTAACGCCGATCGAGAGGAACCACCCTGCAGAGATCGCCAGCAGGACCTTTCCCCTCCCATCGCGCCAGTGGCGGCGTGCGACCGACGTCACGTCTGCGAAACTCGTCACGGGGCTTCGGGTAGGCCTCTCTAACGGACGTACATCAATATTCCAGAGTCGTACGGCCTTGCCTCGACTCCGCCGACGGCGTCGTCGTGCGGAGGCCTCGAGCGTGTTGCCCACCGCTCGAGAGAAGTAGAAAGACAGTTCCGACCCCGACTCGAACCCCCGACAAATGCGAATCGCCGTTCCCAACAAGGGCCGCCTGCACGAGCCGACGATCGACCTCCTAGAGCGGGCGGGACTGCACCTCGAGAACGGGGCCGACCGGAAACTGTACGCCGACACCGTCGACCCCGACGTCTCGGTGCTGTTTGCCCGGGCGGCGGACATCCCGGAGTACGTCGCCGACGGTGCCGCTGACCTCGGCATCACCGGCTACGACCAGGTCTGTGAGGCGGGCGTCGAGACCGTCGAGGAACTGCTCGACCTCGAGTTCGGCCGCTGTCGACTCGTCCTCGCGGCTCCCGAAGACGGCGACATCGACGGCGTCGAGGACCTGGCTGGAAAGACGATCGCGACCGAGTTCCCGAACATCACTCGCGACTTCTTCGCCGATACCGGCGTCGAACCGGCCATCGTCGAGGTGTCGGGTGCGACCGAACTGACACCGCACGTCGAGATGGCCGATGCCATCGTCGACATCACCTCGACCGGCACCACGCTGAAGATGAACCGGTTGGCCGTCGTCGACGACGTCCTCTCGAGTTCCGTCCGACTGTTCGGCCG of Natrarchaeobaculum sulfurireducens contains these proteins:
- the rimI gene encoding ribosomal protein S18-alanine N-acetyltransferase → MTVRLPGETDGEFTIRRAERVDLFAVVSIENTSFTQPWPYDAFERFLGEPGFLVAESDGRIAGYVVADVTSSFGQQLGHVKDIAVHPGLRGKGVGSALLSRALAILTAHGADSVKLEVRRSNEDAKRLYRQFGFEPLRLVPGYYQDDEDAIVMIRKLE
- a CDS encoding DUF7119 family protein, giving the protein MTDDRNNGRSRGSRNRERSIPTDRESPVGAPVIRGDESVTGQRARDAVQFDPTDPDSLADAAETVRQFATGATDEDHLYMLRGAAACAALVRGEGSYKTAAKRAGNDVTVSFIRKWARVHDLPRSVRKQVALGTIAPTAAKHIARVSGESRLLLAWATLDGDLTVREVRSVASTINDGTPLEDALADHGIVLGQIEVTLSPATYRTLRQHASLDDVDPGTLISRALEAHLG
- a CDS encoding MFS transporter codes for the protein MTSVARRHWRDGRGKVLLAISAGWFLSIGVRQAFPVLLPHLQTAYGLTLTTAGLLLTVLWLAYAIGQLPGGVLADRIGEGTTMVVSMAAAAGSVTLIVLGGPTVLLFVATGLFGFSTALFGVVRLSALSDVYPDSVGTAIGVMSAAGDLGNTVLPPVATVLAVGLAWQFGFGFTIALFALVALGIWLAVPRRTSDGTGGTAISLSGALETRSLLWTRSIVLITAIQIVANAVYQAFTGFYPTYLMEVKGFSPTLASGLFALFFAFGIVMKPLGGTAYDRIGARRALFVILGGSGVALVILPFIDGFWPVVGVTALVSVMLGGGAVVLAYMTTAVPNQIQNTGLGTLRTVYMTIGAASPVVFGAVADQGFFDEAFFLLAAISSLALVLLLWLPER
- a CDS encoding DUF5809 family protein encodes the protein MKTVGTFSFESTTEAREAYESIGPAAQTVVREVARAMAFDREEYGERVTGDVVETARDALFASLLEVSVGSREAFEEWRESYDGEVTVAGHERVDNVVWHVGPAGQAVAATFQNEDDAAIATLRRQAFGRLYRDLV
- the hisG gene encoding ATP phosphoribosyltransferase — its product is MRIAVPNKGRLHEPTIDLLERAGLHLENGADRKLYADTVDPDVSVLFARAADIPEYVADGAADLGITGYDQVCEAGVETVEELLDLEFGRCRLVLAAPEDGDIDGVEDLAGKTIATEFPNITRDFFADTGVEPAIVEVSGATELTPHVEMADAIVDITSTGTTLKMNRLAVVDDVLSSSVRLFGREDVLEDPKVDEVRTALASVKQAEGKRYLMMNVPQDRLEAVRDVIPGLGGPTVMDVANGEGEKVAVHAVVDERDVFETITDVKNAGASGILVTEIERLVE
- a CDS encoding NUDIX hydrolase, whose protein sequence is MTDVDDWTLQETVTEYETPWYDGGYDVLEQPDGTEKRYYWAELPPAVVVVARIDATAAASLAGNSDAVGGDHLLFVEQYRPTVRETHLELPAGIVEDGESYTEAAARELEEETGFRPSSTALIQEYAVATGLLRHDRGIVYAEGLEPGQRELDSNEFLEVTTVPVDEALERARELPANDATMSALLLAKEDGLL
- a CDS encoding DUF5810 domain-containing protein; this translates as MGYACPVCAAEQADAVHLANHLAVTASLGRRDHEDWLTAHAPDWAEYSPAELAELVVEYAEEIDTPDFEDGHGHEHGRPGGLEGELARQTRHPGRGTLTAEAADVLEEARELTRRMHDADEADDDDADTTGDENENA